In the Deltaproteobacteria bacterium genome, AGGCTCAGCGTCTGGGTGAAGGCGGCGCTCGCGGGCGCATCGGCCGCGCCGATCGCCGACGGGATCAGGAGCGCGATCGTCGCGAGGAACAACTGGCTCGCTTGCAGCCGGGCGCTCGCGCGGTTGAACGTCTGGACGTGGTGTGCGAGCCCCCCGAGCAGGAACGACGCCCCGAGCATGAAGAGCGAGTTGGTGACGATCGCCCCGGCGATCGAGGCCTTCACCAGTACGTACTGCCCGGCGCGGAGCGCCGTCAGCGCGATCACGAGCTCGGTCAGGTTCCCGAGCGTCGCATTCAAGAGTCCGCCGACCATGTCGCCCGTCTTGGCCGCCACCGACTCGGTGGCATGGCTGAGGAGCGTCGCGAGCGGGACGATCGCGAGGATGGAGAGCGCGAAGAGCGGGGTGTGCGCTTCGGGTGCGAGCGCCTCGCCGGCCAACACCGCCGGGACGAAGACCAGCAGCCAGAGGAGGGGCGTGGCGCGGATTTCTGCCAGGAGTACGCGCATGCGCGAAGCGGTGCCGTGGCCCTTCAGCGCTTGCCGGGCTTGGGGTAGGCGCCGCGGTCGAGCCCGGTCAGCTTCGCCGGGTCGAGGAGGGCGCGGATCTGGTCCTCGGTGAGGATCCGCTTTTCGCGCACGATCTCGAGGATGCCCTTGCCGGAGCGGTACGCCTCGGCGGCGAGCTCGCTGGCGCGTTCGTAGCCGATCACCGGATTGAGCGCGGTCACGATGCCGACGGTCCGTTCGATGTCCCGTGCGACGTTCGCCTCGTTGACGCGGATGCCGTCGACGCACTGGGTGCGAAACGCCGCCATCGTGCGCTCGAGGAGCTCCTGCGACTCGAGCACCGCGATCGCGACCAGCGGCTCGTAGGCGTTCAACTGGAGCTGGCCGTGCTGCGCCGCCAGCATGACGGCGGCGTCGTTCCCCATGACGCGGAACGCGACCACGTTCAGCACCTCGGGCATCACCGGGTTCACCTTGCCCGGCATGATCGAGGAGCCGGGCTGCAGCGCCGGGAGGCTGAGCTCGTTCAACCCGGCGCGGGGCCCGGAGCCGAGCAGGATCAGGTCGCTCGCGATCTTGGAGAGCGTGATGGCGAGGCCGCGGACGGCGGCCGAGTAGGTGACGAAGCCCTGCAGGCTCGCGGTGCCGGCGATCATGTCGGCGGCGGGGACGATCGGCTTCCCGGTGAGCCGCGCGAGCTCGCGGGCGCACTTCGCGGCGTAGCCCTTCGGCGCGTTCAGGCCGGTGCCGATCGCGGTGCCGCCCATGTTGACGGCGTAGAGCGCGCGCTCGGCGTCGAGCAGGTTTTGCGCCTCGGTCTCGAGGGTCGCCGCCATGGCGTGCAGCTCCTGGCCGACGGTCATCGGCACGGCGTCCTGCAGCTCGGTGCGCCCCATCTTCAAGGTGGCGATGTGCTCGTCCGCCTTCAGGCGGAATGCGGCCGCGAGCTTTCGCACCTCGGGCACGAGGCGGTCGTTGCCGCGCAGGAACGCGACCTTGAGCGCGGTCGGGTACGCGTCGTTGGTCGACTGCGACATGTTGAGGTCGTCGTGCGAGTCGAGGCTCGCGTAGTCGCCCTTCGGCTTGCCGAGCAGCTCGAGCCCGACGTTGGCGAGCACCTCGTTGGCGTTCATGTTGCTCGAGGTGCCGGCGCCGCCCTGGTAGAGGTCGACCGGGAACTGCTCGCGGTGGCGGCCGTTCAGCACCGCCTCGCAGGCGCGCTCGATCGCGGCGGCCTTCGCCTTGGCGAGCGCGCCGACGGCGGCGTTGGCGCGGGCCGCGGCGAGCTTGGTGACGACGAGTCCGTCGACCAGGTCCGGGTAACGCGAGAGCGGCACGCCGGAGATCCGGAAGTTCTCGAGCGCGCGGGCGGTCTGGACGCCGTAGTAGGCGTCGGCGGGCACGGCCTTGTCGCCGAGCAGGTCGTGCTCGACGCGGGTCGGCGGACCGGCGACGGCGGCGGAGGCGACGGCGAGCAGCAGCACGGGAACGACGCCGGCCGAACGGATCAATGACGACGCATGTGACACGGGGATCCTCCTTACCCGAACACGAGGCGCGCGATCGCGAGCGACGCGCACGTCGCCACGATCGTCGTCACCAGTCCGGGACGCATGAAGCTGTGGTTCACGACCCACGACCCGATGCGGGTCGTGCCGGTGCGATCGAAGGACACGGCCGCGAGCACCGTGCCGTACGTGGGGAGAAAGAAGTTGCCGTTGACGGCGGGATAGAGGCCGACGAGGAGCGAGGCCGGGAGGCCGAGCGCGATTCCGACGGGGGTCAGGATGGTGATCGCCGCCGCCTGGCTGAAGAGCAGGAGCGAGAGCACGAAGAGCCCGGCCGCGAAGACCCACGGGCGTGCCCGCACGATCTCGGCGATGCCGCCCACGATCGGCGCCTCGTTGGCGGCGAAGAAGGACGAGCCCATCCACGAGACCCCGAGGATGCAGACGATGGCGACGAGGCCGCCGCGCATGACGCTGCCTCCGAGTGCCTTCGCCGGGTCGGGACGGAAGAGGAGCATCATCAGGCCGGCGGCCGCGAGCATGAGCACCATGATGGCGCGGCTCATCTCGACGCGGCCGTGCTTCACGGCGCCGCTCGCCGCGACCTGCGTGTACTCGGGCCGGACGTCGGGGAAGAGGCCGAGCAGCACGACGCCCACGAGCGCCGCGAGGAAGAGAAGACAGCAGCCGAGCGCGGCGCGCGTGAACGGTGCGGGCGCGGCGGCGGGCCGTGAAGCCGCGGGGGCGCTCGCGGCGGTCGTGTCACTCGTGGTCGCGGTTGCGCTCGCCGCCACCGGCGCCGGGCCGCTCGCGCCGG is a window encoding:
- a CDS encoding anaerobic C4-dicarboxylate transporter, coding for MLWIELALLLACILVGARIGGIGLGIVAGVGLACFVFLFAMPPGQPPTTVLGMILAVVTALAVMEAAGGLALVVALAERVLRGNPRSVTLLAPLVMYALIFMAGTQHVAYALLPVIAEVSEKAGVRPERPLSMSVIAAQHGLVASPISAATVALMGALSGAAVSLPQILLVIVPATLVGLVAGVASVAWRGPELADDPGWRARQAATAGASGPAPVAASATATTSDTTAASAPAASRPAAAPAPFTRAALGCCLLFLAALVGVVLLGLFPDVRPEYTQVAASGAVKHGRVEMSRAIMVLMLAAAGLMMLLFRPDPAKALGGSVMRGGLVAIVCILGVSWMGSSFFAANEAPIVGGIAEIVRARPWVFAAGLFVLSLLLFSQAAAITILTPVGIALGLPASLLVGLYPAVNGNFFLPTYGTVLAAVSFDRTGTTRIGSWVVNHSFMRPGLVTTIVATCASLAIARLVFG
- a CDS encoding aspartate ammonia-lyase, with protein sequence MLAVASAAVAGPPTRVEHDLLGDKAVPADAYYGVQTARALENFRISGVPLSRYPDLVDGLVVTKLAAARANAAVGALAKAKAAAIERACEAVLNGRHREQFPVDLYQGGAGTSSNMNANEVLANVGLELLGKPKGDYASLDSHDDLNMSQSTNDAYPTALKVAFLRGNDRLVPEVRKLAAAFRLKADEHIATLKMGRTELQDAVPMTVGQELHAMAATLETEAQNLLDAERALYAVNMGGTAIGTGLNAPKGYAAKCARELARLTGKPIVPAADMIAGTASLQGFVTYSAAVRGLAITLSKIASDLILLGSGPRAGLNELSLPALQPGSSIMPGKVNPVMPEVLNVVAFRVMGNDAAVMLAAQHGQLQLNAYEPLVAIAVLESQELLERTMAAFRTQCVDGIRVNEANVARDIERTVGIVTALNPVIGYERASELAAEAYRSGKGILEIVREKRILTEDQIRALLDPAKLTGLDRGAYPKPGKR